Proteins encoded in a region of the Brachyhypopomus gauderio isolate BG-103 unplaced genomic scaffold, BGAUD_0.2 sc258, whole genome shotgun sequence genome:
- the LOC143504310 gene encoding E3 ubiquitin-protein ligase RNF220-like, whose amino-acid sequence MDLHRAAFKMESSSYLPSPLASPALMVLASTAEASRDASIPCQQPRPFGVPTSVEKDVHLPFGNGSYTFASVYHRQGAVPPTFPGRDFPPSLLHLHHQFAPPNLDCSPIGMLNHGCGRLPAVRLAPRGA is encoded by the coding sequence ATGGACCTGCACCGCGCCGCGTTCAAGATGGAGAGCTCCTCGTACCTGCCCAGCCCTCTGGCGTCTCCGGCGCTGATGGTGCTGGCGTCCACGGCGGAGGCCAGCCGCGACGCCTCCATCCCGTGCCAGCAGCCACGCCCCTTCGGCGTTCCCACTTCCGTGGAGAAGGACGTGCACCTGCCGTTCGGCAACGGCTCGTACACGTTCGCCTCCGTGTACCATCGGCAGGGGGCGGTGCCGCCCACCTTCCCGGGCCGAGACTTCCCACCCTCGCTGCTCCACCTGCACCACCAGTTCGCCCCGCCCAACCTAGACTGTTCTCCCATCGGCATGCTCAACCACGGGTGTGGGCGCCTTCCGGCCGTTCGCCTCGCCCCCCGAGGAGCGTGA